A region from the Benincasa hispida cultivar B227 chromosome 12, ASM972705v1, whole genome shotgun sequence genome encodes:
- the LOC120068323 gene encoding S-protein homolog 5-like isoform X2, with product MSPLASKFFSPPQMKKKKILSTILVLFFFSSFSFFMFIIHPDRFYLHDVVFEVRVINGFRNNSSLPLVIWCSSKESDLGGRALQEHDDFSWKVTTKLWKSNQFSCTMKWDAKRRSFDAFKVPRDFYRCGNFKKCSWLVTEDGFYFSPDEVNWKKDFQ from the exons ATGTCCCCTTTGGCATCAAAATTTTTCTCCCCTccccaaatgaagaagaagaaaattctaagcACCATCCtcgtcctcttcttcttctcatcaTTCTCCTTCTTCATGTTCATCATACATCCAGATAGGTTTTACCTACACGACGTCGTTTTTGAGGTTCGAGTCATCAATGGCTTCAGAAACAACTCGTCTTTGCCTTTAGTAATATGGTGCTCTTCAAAAGAGAGTGATTTGGGTGGGAGGGCATTGCAAGAGCACGATGATTTCAGCTGGAAAGTGACAACAAAACTTTGGAAGAGCAACCAATTCTCTTGTACCATGAAATGGGATGCCAAAAGGAGATCATTTGATGCGTTTAAGGTTCCTAGGGACTTTTACCGATGTGGGAATTTCAAGAAGTGTTCTTGGTTGGTTACTGAAGATGGCTTCTATTTTAGCCCTGATGAAGTTAATTGGAAGAAAGATTTTCAGTG A
- the LOC120068323 gene encoding S-protein homolog 5-like isoform X1, producing the protein MSPLASKFFSPPQMKKKKILSTILVLFFFSSFSFFMFIIHPDRFYLHDVVFEVRVINGFRNNSSLPLVIWCSSKESDLGGRALQEHDDFSWKVTTKLWKSNQFSCTMKWDAKRRSFDAFKVPRDFYRCGNFKKCSWLVTEDGFYFSPDEVNWKKDFQW; encoded by the coding sequence ATGTCCCCTTTGGCATCAAAATTTTTCTCCCCTccccaaatgaagaagaagaaaattctaagcACCATCCtcgtcctcttcttcttctcatcaTTCTCCTTCTTCATGTTCATCATACATCCAGATAGGTTTTACCTACACGACGTCGTTTTTGAGGTTCGAGTCATCAATGGCTTCAGAAACAACTCGTCTTTGCCTTTAGTAATATGGTGCTCTTCAAAAGAGAGTGATTTGGGTGGGAGGGCATTGCAAGAGCACGATGATTTCAGCTGGAAAGTGACAACAAAACTTTGGAAGAGCAACCAATTCTCTTGTACCATGAAATGGGATGCCAAAAGGAGATCATTTGATGCGTTTAAGGTTCCTAGGGACTTTTACCGATGTGGGAATTTCAAGAAGTGTTCTTGGTTGGTTACTGAAGATGGCTTCTATTTTAGCCCTGATGAAGTTAATTGGAAGAAAGATTTTCAGTGGTGA